TTGCTTTTGATAAACTTTGATAAAATATTTTATTACTTAAACTAGCTAATATAACTTTTTCAACATTCACTAGTCCCATGACTTCTTGAGTTAATAGCGATCCCAAACCGGTTCCCAAAATAATTAACTTCTGATCTGGATATTTATTTATCAAGTAAGTCACAACTTGTTTGACATCAAATAAGTGTTTACCTAGGTTATGATACTTTTCAATCTCATTTTTACCATGACCTCTTAAATCAAAACTGACCACTGAGGTGGCAGGATTTTTCTTTAACATATATTCTTCAATGTTATCGAATTGTCGTGATGAAAATCCTAGATCGTGAATACACAAAATAATTTTATCCCCTTTTGGATTAATTTCTCCAAACCAGTTTAATTTAAAGTTATCTATATTGATAAATCATTTCTTTTTAATCAGTTCTGGGGCATGGTTTTTTTGATATCGATATTTTAAGCTATTGAAAATAAATAATTTGATAACTAAACCTAAAATTATTATGAATAAAAGGAAACCTAAAGCGGCAAATAAGAATATTGTTATAACTTGAATGAATGTCAATTTAAAGCTCCGTTCTGTACTATTTTTTTAAAATAATATTTTATTCTCTTACAAAAACTCGGTTTAAAGCTAAAACCTCATTATTGTCATTAATATTAATAATAACTCCACAAAATTGACCAGCACCCTTAGCTGGCTTAAAGCGACTCGGAAGACCTGTTTTTTCTTTTCTAATAACATCTTCAGGTTCGACTCCAATAATTGAGTTTATTGGACCTGTCATTCCCAAGTCAGTTATGTATCCAGTTCCTTTTGGCAATATCATTTCATCTGCTGTTTGAACGTGAGTATGTGTTCCAACTAGAGCTGTAATTTTACCATCATAGTTTCAAGCAAAAGCCATTTTCTCAGCACTAGCTTCACCGTGGAAATCTACTAAATGAATATCGCAAGGAGCTGAATTTTGGATTAATTCATCAAAAGCTTGATATGGATTTTCTGCTGGATCCATGAAACTACGACCAATTAGATTTGTGACTCTCACTTTTTTATTTAAACAATTAACAACAATTGAACCTGGTCCAGGTGTGAAGGGATTCATATTTAAAGGTTTTAAAAGATTTGAGTAATTATCAATATAATCAATAACTTCACTATTTTTGAAAATATGGTTACCTGATGTGACAATGTCCACACCATTTTTAATTAATTCCAAAAAATGTTTTTCTGAAATTGACTTACCGTGAGTTACATTCTCTCCGTTACCAATTACTAAATCTATATTATTACTTTCCTTAAATTTAAGCAAATATTTTTCAATCATTTCGCGACCTTTTGAAGCATAAATATCTCCAATCATTAAAACTTTCATTTAAATCTCCTTCTCAATTTTTTTTAAAATTTCTTGGACAACCAAATTGTCATTATCCTTGTACTGATTGATGATGTTTTGTAAATTTTTGAGTAAATTCAATGAACCTATTTTTTGCTCACACTCTTCTAGTAATTTAATGGCATTTTTAATGCTATCAAAAACTGCTGCTCGTGAAATTTCGTGCTCTTCGGCAATTTCTTGTAAAGAAAAGTCCTCAAAGAAATAAAATTCAAAATATTTTTTTTGCTTTGAAGTTAAAAACTCTTTGTAAATATCAAAAAGCTCAACTACAAAATCATTTTTCTCAAAATTATTCACTATCATCATCCATAAAGTCAGCAGCTAAATAATAAACATAGTCATCAACATCAAATGGTTCAATATCATCAATTTGTTCACCAACACCAATCATTTTAACTGGAATATTTAGTAAGTCTTTGATTGCCAGTGCAATTCCACCCTTGCTAGTTCCATCCATTTTGGTTAAAATAATTCCTGTCACATTAGTGGTTTCAGAAAAAGCTTTAGCTTGAGAAACTCCATTTTGTCCCGTGGTTGCATCAATAACTAAAAGGCGTTCATGAGGTGTGTTTTTATATTTACGCTCAATGATATTTTGCATTTTTTCTAACTCTCTCATTAGATGTTCTTTATTTTGTAAACGACCCGCAGTATCAATTAATAGTAAGTCATATTTTTCATTTTCAGCTTTTTCCAGGGCATCAAAAACCACGCTAGCTGGATCTTGGTTAACTTTTTTACCTCTAATTAAATCAACACCACTTAACCTATTATCAACTCACTCTTGTAATTGTTCTCCAGCTCCAGCACGAAAAGTATCTGCTGCCGCAATTAAAACTTTATTATTGTTTTTAGCATAAAAGTTGGCGATTTTAGCTAAACTAGTGGTTTTTCCCGTACCATTAACCCCAACCATCATAAATATGTTCAAACGTCCTTTAACAAAGTTTAATTCTGATTTAAACTTCCCTGAGTCAACATAGGCATCATATAATTCTTCAATTAAAATTTCTTTAATATCTTGGAAACTGTCTTTACGTTTAACTTTCTTTTGAACCGCGTTAGATATTTTCACAACCATTCCCATTCCCATATCAGTGGAAATTAAGATATTTTCCAATTCTTCAAAGAATTCGCTATCTGCCTCTTTATATTTCTTTGAAAGTTTTTTGATGTCTTTTGAAAAACTTAAACTTTTTTTAATTTCGCGATGTTTAATTTTATCTTTTTTCTTTTGTTCTCTTTTATCCTTTAAATTCTGTCAAAAACCCATATATTAAAATACCCCTTTATCTATTTAATTGTATATTATTTTACTCTTAGTTAAAATACCATAAAAAAAACTTTAGCGAACTAAAGTTTATTTAAAATCAACATCATCCACGAAAACTTCATCAAACTTACCAGTTCTAATAAAATTCAAGATTTCCTCAATATTTACTAAGTGGTCTCCTGCACGCTCTAAATTTCTTAGCTCACGAATTGCGTTAATGAAAATTATTGATTGTTTAGGGGCATTCTTCTTAGAATTTTCAATCTCTGATACTAGCAAATCATTTAGTTCAGATAACTGAGAATCAAGGATTTTTCGTAAATCTAGCACCTTTTTTCTTTGATCATTTTCATAATTTTCAAACAAAGTTGAAATAAAGTTTAACATTTGATTCACCAAGTCAAACATTCGTGAAATATAACCAATTTCGATCTC
This Spiroplasma endosymbiont of Panorpa germanica DNA region includes the following protein-coding sequences:
- the phoU gene encoding phosphate signaling complex protein PhoU — translated: MSYNKILDNDVNVIKKDISNLVESTKSQYARAFEAMEKRDIDLANKVIIGDKLIDQQQNKFTNMALWKIAKQQMVAGDLRLAVGSILISREIERIADYAKLVCMFYINYQPGEIEIGYISRMFDLVNQMLNFISTLFENYENDQRKKVLDLRKILDSQLSELNDLLVSEIENSKKNAPKQSIIFINAIRELRNLERAGDHLVNIEEILNFIRTGKFDEVFVDDVDFK
- a CDS encoding serine aminopeptidase domain-containing protein gives rise to the protein MTFIQVITIFLFAALGFLLFIIILGLVIKLFIFNSLKYRYQKNHAPELIKKKWFINIDNFKLNWFGEINPKGDKIILCIHDLGFSSRQFDNIEEYMLKKNPATSVVSFDLRGHGKNEIEKYHNLGKHLFDVKQVVTYLINKYPDQKLIILGTGLGSLLTQEVMGLVNVEKVILASLSNKIFYQSLSKANSRIFWGTIFNSQKLIPLNYEPLDLMENNVGMQNYKKSLADSGFISVREFYQFNTLQRRFWKALSKNSDKVEVIQGDSDRLVNPKKIAKKIANFSNLNFKIMKNVRHFPLNDIEVEKILKDI
- the ylxM gene encoding YlxM family DNA-binding protein, which produces MNNFEKNDFVVELFDIYKEFLTSKQKKYFEFYFFEDFSLQEIAEEHEISRAAVFDSIKNAIKLLEECEQKIGSLNLLKNLQNIINQYKDNDNLVVQEILKKIEKEI
- a CDS encoding TIGR00282 family metallophosphoesterase, which gives rise to MKVLMIGDIYASKGREMIEKYLLKFKESNNIDLVIGNGENVTHGKSISEKHFLELIKNGVDIVTSGNHIFKNSEVIDYIDNYSNLLKPLNMNPFTPGPGSIVVNCLNKKVRVTNLIGRSFMDPAENPYQAFDELIQNSAPCDIHLVDFHGEASAEKMAFAWNYDGKITALVGTHTHVQTADEMILPKGTGYITDLGMTGPINSIIGVEPEDVIRKEKTGLPSRFKPAKGAGQFCGVIININDNNEVLALNRVFVRE
- the ftsY gene encoding signal recognition particle-docking protein FtsY encodes the protein MGFWQNLKDKREQKKKDKIKHREIKKSLSFSKDIKKLSKKYKEADSEFFEELENILISTDMGMGMVVKISNAVQKKVKRKDSFQDIKEILIEELYDAYVDSGKFKSELNFVKGRLNIFMMVGVNGTGKTTSLAKIANFYAKNNNKVLIAAADTFRAGAGEQLQEWVDNRLSGVDLIRGKKVNQDPASVVFDALEKAENEKYDLLLIDTAGRLQNKEHLMRELEKMQNIIERKYKNTPHERLLVIDATTGQNGVSQAKAFSETTNVTGIILTKMDGTSKGGIALAIKDLLNIPVKMIGVGEQIDDIEPFDVDDYVYYLAADFMDDDSE